In Amphiura filiformis chromosome 2, Afil_fr2py, whole genome shotgun sequence, one DNA window encodes the following:
- the LOC140171290 gene encoding uncharacterized protein, whose translation MIFARDICCQFSQQIAKKNTEKLAMALPVHSPGSPASTLYTTIHLSESEDMEKRRRKRTIIGADQLSKLESLYKQEQWPNRERKEKLAKEIGMSTHFVNIWFQNKRSRMKKMAQEEAELAVLRKEENGHGTCTSDTGHAGIAGSEKDENQSLVSTSKSSPGPTLRPIAPKSPATPMSKIKPGFPTEQKISPQVVCVKLPLVAQSLSPKIPKQYPVPVPDIAQTITVSVTGNECNKLTSSVEASALCEAPKSCEMETQQSLSPASWQVKVLAQQSLQQADVLHTSQQQGQQPQPQQKPAQVRFGTNPAVVLNKLPLSRHALLDTDTEASSEENTSTSESTNPPATYSLFECLVAMAAVEEGGGIIQKDDPNYDMAVNSTLYGIKVEDDMQEKVLTYDKKTGLRFNETDDVEM comes from the exons ATGATATTTGCCCGGGATATTTGCTGTCAGTTCAGCCAACAAATCGCGAAGAAAAACACAGAAAAACTTGCAATGGCATTGCCGGTTCATTCTCCTGGATCTCCTGCATCAACTCTGTATACAACAATCCATTTGAGTGAATCCGAAGACATGGAAAAACGGCGACGCAAGCGTACCATCATTGGTGCCGATCAGCTCTCAAAACTTGAAAGTCTGTACAAACAGGAACAGTGGCCAAATAGAGAACGAAAAGAAAAACTCGCCAAAGAAATTGGTATGTCTAcgcattttgtaaatatttggttTCAAAACAAAAGGTCCAGAATGAAGAAAATGGCTCAAGAAGAAGCAGAGCTTGCAGTCTTGAGGAAAGAAGAGAATGGACATGGTACTTGTACTAGTGACACTGGGCATGCTGGCATTGCTGGGAGTGAGAAGGATGAAAATCAAAGTTTAGTTTCAACAAGTAAATCAAGCCCAGGACCAACTCTCAGACCAATTGCCCCCAAATCACCAGCGACACCTATGTCCAAAATAAAGCCAGGATTTCCAACTGAACAAAAAATCAGTCCACAAGTTGTTTGTGTAAAGCTTCCACTGGTTGCACAATCTCTGTCGCCCAAGATTCCAAAACAGTATCCTGTTCCTGTGCCTGACATTGCCCAAACAATCACTGTCAGTGTCACTGGTAATGAGTGTAACAAGCTAACAAGCTCAGTAGAAGCCTCAGCTCTTTGCGAGGCTCCCAAATCGTGTGAGATGGAAACACAGCAGAGCTTGTCTCCAGCCTCTTGGCAGGTGAAGGTACTTGCCCAACAAAGTCTTCAGCAGGCTGATGTTCTTCACACCAGTCAGCAGCAGGGTCAGCAGCCTCAGCCTCAACAGAAACCAGCTCAAGTTAGATTTGGAACCAATCCTGCTGTGGTTTTGAATAAACTCCCTTTGTCAAGACATGCTTTG CTGGACACCGACACAGAGGCCTCATCTGAAGAAAACACATCTACTTCTGAGAGTACCAACCCACCAGCCACTTAcagcttgtttgaatgtttggTTGCCATGGCAGCAGTTGAAGAGGGAGGAGGCATCATCCAGAAAGATGATCCTAATTATGACATGGCGGTGAATTCAACTCTGTATGGTATCAAGGTAGAAGATGACATGCAGGAGAAGGTTCTTACATATGACAAGAAGACAGGACTACGGTTCAATGAAACAGATGATGTAGAAATGTAA